In Drosophila suzukii chromosome Y, CBGP_Dsuzu_IsoJpt1.0, whole genome shotgun sequence, the following proteins share a genomic window:
- the LOC139353719 gene encoding uncharacterized protein yields the protein MEPGTPKKPVTEEKVGATGSASVGSACAGTSAGAIPKGPHPKLGVRGGRQSAVSTSAKCAPAPKTAGGMTKTVAPTTEQNKFTYAEKRTAAQTLRSHNRSKIANPSAEWLKKVEWAKTVLPNYGQEKPNARGLIGLVDKGNPGGRIPRNQWKAVEEQLAVICMALLRDFPQPTPWCKDAGWFQGSIKVVSCDSQRSADLYKKATEKLGEVNPGAKIVALDWCDVPSRPRARIWLPSSIKAPEDILFMLQRCNPNLPTHDWKVVKVEPHEGPISQAIVVLNKESVSPIEAAHGELNFGFSAIRIKVYKGDSNSKEDPTGNPAEQVILEMMNRKMATQPTRR from the exons atGGAGCCGGGCACTCCTAAGAAACCCGTGACGGAGGAGAAGGTGGGTGCGACAGGATCTGCGAGCGTTGGCTCCGCCTGTGCTGGCACCAGCGCGGGGGCTATCCCAAAAGGGCCCCACCCCAAACTGGGGGTGAGAGGTGGAAGACAGTCGGCCGTCAGCACCTCTGCAAAATGCGCGCCGGCGCCAAAAACTGCTGGAGGTATGACTAAGACGGTCGCTCCAACCACCGAGCAAAATAAATTCACCTATGCGGAGAAGCGGACTGCCGCGCAGACACTCCGCTCACATAACAGGAGCAAGATTGCCAACCCCTCAGCTGAATGGCTGAAGAAGGTGGAATGGGCGAAGACGGTGCTCCCCAACTACGGGCAAGAGAAGCCTAATGCT CGCGGACTGATTGGACTGGTTGACAAGGGAAACCCCGGAGGCcggatcccaagaaaccagTGGAAGGCGGTCGAGGAGCAGCTAGCGGTCATCTGCATGGCTTTGCTCCGGGACTTCCCCCAACCGACGCCATGGTGCAAGGACGCAGGCTGGTTCCAGGGCAGCATCAAGGTGGTGTCTTGCGACAGTCAGAGATCAGCTGACCTCTACAAGAAAGCGACGGAGAAGCTCGGAGAGGTGAATCCTGGGGCGAAAATCGTTGCACTAGATTGGTGCGACGTCCCCAGCAGACCACGAGCGAGGATATGGCTGCCGTCGTCTATCAAAGcaccggaggacatcctctttaTGTTGCAAAGATGCAACCCCAATTTGCCCACGCACGACTGGAAAGTCGTAAAGGTGGAACCTCACGAGGGGCCGATCAGCCAGGCCATCGTGGTACTGAATAAGGAGTCAGTATCCCCAATAGAGGCCGCTCACGGGGAGCTGAACTTCGGATTCAGTGCCATCCGCATCAAAGTCTATAAGGGAGACTCTAACTCGAAGGAGGACCCgaccggcaacccagccgagcaggtcaTTCTGGAGATGATGAACCGGAAGATGGCTACTCAACCGAcgcgtcgctaa